The window CGCTTTTCCAATCAAGTAATTAAGCTAACACGAATCCATCTATTGGCAGGGCAATGACTCGTTTGCAGGGAGGAAGCATGCATCTAAGAACAATGCCACCGGCGTTACTGTCATGGGCAGGGGTGAACTATTGCTAGGGTCTAAGTGGTAAGCACTCGATTTTCGATCATTGCAGTTCTTTCCTTGATATGATCAGAACCACTTTAACAAGAAGCAACGtacaattgaataaaaatcAGAACATCTCTCAAACCATATGAGCTAGATACtgagttataaaaaaaaaaaaaaaaaaaaagaccgaagaactcgTCATCAGTTGAGTTATAATCTGTAGTTATCTTATGTGTTCACTCCGTAAAAACAGTGGAGAGGCAGATGACGAGCAAGGCGGAGTGTCATTCTAAGATTGTTGTTCGTCTTTGGGATTCTCTATTCAGTGCAGGTAACAATAAGTACATTGAAACAGATGATCCCGCATGCAAGTACCCATATGGGTTCACCTTCTTCCCTAATGTCACGGGAAGAATATGCAATGGACGGGTTGTCCCTGATTTCATTGGTAATTACCGTACCTTTCTATTTGTCCTTTCATATTCAAATATTTCGCAGACCAAATATTGAGCTGATGCTTGGAATTTAATCGATAATCTTAAGTAATTTAAAATTCAGAAGCCACTTTAACTTatgaaagatatatatatatatatatatgtacagaCAAACACACTTAGAAGAGTTGGAACTTACAATTATAACTAAATTCATGTTTGCTgatgtaaccgaaaaaaattcatgtttgCAGCAGAATATGCCAATCACTGCAACCTGAGGTAGACTTCTCTTATGGAGCTAACTTCGCCTCTGTCGGAGCAAGTGTTCTCGACTCAGATAGTGAAACATACTTAAAATCAGTAAGCGTATAtcacaaataaaattacttgAATCCTCTTCTACTGTATGTAAGAGCACATTCATTTCTCGTCTTTCaggttttctctctctctctctctttttttcactcttttgTTAGATCAATCTTAAGGAGCAAGTGAGCCAATTTAAGGAAATGGCGGGAAGACTGAATGCAACATTAGGTCCCGCTAGAGCACGGAGAGACTTTGGGCCAAGCTGTCTACCAATTCATCATCGGAGGCAACGACTATCTCCAATTACTATGAGTTTTATGTGACGGCCAAAACgcgagtaaccgtcacagacccgttgattcgcgcacgaataccggaactacgaccttctatacctgttgattctacgaataccaggaaataggcatcaaacttgaatcgatccgagattggacaaaataagaaaactctgaattttattgataatctgaAAAGACGACTCTCTACTGTTCAACCCTAGGGTTTACATCACTTAAGTAGAATTAAAAATGCCTAAATTGCACAaaagacataaacttttcctaaaattataaaaacgcctaaataacataaaaatgcccgtttgaggccctaaacgacCGAGTTCGGccaaaatctcgtcttttcacagcTAAAGActgtgagttttgctctggAGGTCGTTTCCTTCGAGATAGGatcgtcagaacctatttttctccaagtaccgacttgccaggtcatctgccgcatcattctctcatgggtggagagaattcgccctcGAATTCGCCCTAGGAGTCTAGAGATAAAATCAACAGCATGATTTTCCCCATGCCCATCGAAGTCAAAATCAAGAATATATTCCATCATCTCAAACTGATAAATGACATTGCTATCAAAAGCTGAACGTGGTCCAGAGCGGGTGCAGTCAAGGTTCCCACTGTCAAGATTTGGTAAACATTCACCGAGATCCCGCAATTCCTTGATGGATTTAGTTATCATCACTGCTGCCCCAATCCCAATTCCTGTCACAGTCTCCTCCTCCTGGACGAACTTGGGCTCTCCATCGCCTCCCGCTACAAAAAATGCTTCATCGGATGGATCCTCTTCGGAAAACAAAGTCGCGTCCCCTTCAGAATTGGAATCATACTCGATTTCCTCTCGATCAGGGTTAGAATTCGGATTAGGGTTTCTCCGATTCTGATTCTCCAAAAGTGCAGTCATCTATTGTGTGAACTGCTCCATTATACGATCCATCCTCTACTCCATCCTCTGATCCAGCTGATCTAGCCTCTGCTCCAGATATCGCAGATTTTCACGGTCATGAACATCTTCCACACGATCCCTCCTCCTGGGCGGCATCGTTGATCCAAGAACGAACCTGGCTCtaataccaactgacgcagcgtacaacgcgagtaaccgtcacagaTCCGTTGATTCGCGTACGAATATCGGAATTACGACCTTATATACCTGTTGATtatacgaataccaggaaatatgtatcaaactcgaatcgatccgagattggacaaagtaAGAAaactctgaattttattgataatctgaAAAGATGACTCTCTACTGTTCGACCCTAGGGTTTACATCACTTAAGTAGAATTAAAAATGCCTAAATTGCACAAAAGACAtaaatttttcctaaaattataaaaacgcctaaataacataaaaatgcccgtttgaggccctaaacgacCGAGTTCGGccaaaatctcgtcttttcacagccaAAGTCTATGAGTATTGCTCCGGATGCCGTTTCCTTCGAGATAGGGTCGtcaaaacctatttttctccaagtaccgacttgccaggtcgtctgccgcatcattctctcatgggtggagagaattcacCCTCGAATTCGCCCTAGGAGTCTAGTGATAAAATCAACAGCATGATTTTCCCCATGCCCATCGAAGTCAAAATCAAGAATATATTCCATTATCTCAAACTGATAAACGACATTGCTATCAAAAGCTGAACGTGGTCCAGAGTGGGTGCAGTCAAGGTTCCCATTGTCAAGATTTGGCAAACATTCACCGAGATCTCCCAATTCCTTGATAGATTTAGTTATCGTCACTGCTGCCCCAATCCCAATTCCTGTCAcagtctcctcctcctcgtcgaACTTGGGCTCTCCATCGTCTCCCGCTACAAAAAATGCTTCATCGGATGGATCCTCTTCGGAAAACAAAGTCGCGTCCCCTTCAGAATTGGAATCATACTCGATTTCCTCTCGATCAGGGTCAGAATTCGAATTAGGGTTTCTCCGATTCTGATTCTCCAAAAGTGCAGCCATCTGCTGTGTGAACTGCTCCATCATACGATCCATCCTCTGATCCATCCTCTAATCCAGCTGATCTAGCCTCTGCTCTAGATATCGCAGATTTTCACGGTCATGAACATCTTCCACACGATCCCTCCTCCTGGGCGGCATCGTTGATCCAAGAACGAAcctggctctgataccaactgacgcagcgtacaacgcgagtaaccgtcacagacccgttgattcgcgcacgaataccggaactacgaccttctatacctgttgattctacgaataccaggaaataggcatcaaactcgaatcgatccgagattggacaaagcaagaaagctctgaattttattgataatctgaAAAGACGACTCTCTACTGTTCAACCCTAGGGTTTACATCacttaaatagaattaaaaatgcctaaattgcacaaaagacataaacttttgctaaaattataaaaacgcctaaataacataaaaatgcccgtttgaggccctaaatgACCGAATTCGGCCAAcatctcgtcttttcacagccataggctgtgagttttgctctggaggccgtttccttcaagatagggtcgtcagaacttatttttctccaagtaccgacttgccaggtcgTCTGCCGCATCAACTTCTTTTTGGGCACTCATGTTCTCCATTAAGCTCCTAATGGGGTCTTACCACTTCTATTAAGCAATATTTCAGGGGCCTTCATACTTTGTCTTGTTCCTATTTAATTGCTATTTAAGGCTTTTGCCCCGTTTCCacttgggaaaaaaaaaaaaactctttgaTTTCCTTATCAGAAAGTGGGAGGAACCCATCAATTTGAAACTAATCAATACATGTCGTTTTCGAACAAAAATGAAAGTACTTCAAACTATTGGTCATTTATTAAGTAGGCAATAGAAAAGGAAACTTTACCTACTGCAACGTCAAATACTTGAATCCTCTTGTCTATGTAGGATTCAACAATCCTTCCAGTATGCTGTTGTGACTTCCCCTATTTTGGTGGGTTCTGAATTCTTATCGAGGAGAACATCCAAGAAGTCGAAAATTCGAGTACTCGAACCACTCTAAGACAGTCTTGAACTTTCATGGTGCTACAGAATGAGCTCCATTGTCGAGCTTTTACTACCTTGTGTTAATCGCTCTCAAGCTTTCCGTAGGACTCTGTACGTATGGGGAAGGCCACTAGTTCATGTGGTTAAGACCTTGGTTATGGCTACTGGTGTAAACTCCGGTAACTTACGGCTTTGATGAGTTCCAATGTCATCTCTAGCTGCTCCCATGACGGGAGAATCCATACAAGAAAACCGATTTTTTGCGCAATTTGAGCATCTAATTGCTCTAATCACGCTCTAATCGGCGTGGGAGAATGTATaaagagagtgagagagagtaTTTTGTGgaagaaaaattttatatatcagGGGAAGGGAGGAAGCAGATAGGACTTTATATGTCGTGTCCTCGGTGCGAACTCATGAGagtagaaaatataatttggcTGTATTGAATTAAGGATTATAATGGATGGACTTAGCCATTTACAGGCTAAGCGGTAAGgggaaaaagaatataaaatctAAGTAATACTCCAATTGGCATGATTCtaatataaaatcaaatcTAAATCCCTAAAATTTACTAGACAATGTATCATGATCATTCATTATCAAATATGACatcttttaataaaaaaatttatgtccAACAGGAGCtgaattattaaattgaaaattcaaattatagTTAGCGGGAAGAAATGATAGCTTTTATACTACATGATGTAATAATCTGTATAATCATTTAGGAAATCTAGATCATTTATTAACAATCGAGAATTCATAAGTTTTGCACGTAAGTAGTCTTATAATTACTTTTCAGTTGTTTACACAAATTAATATGCTAAATCAAAATATTGTCGAAAAAGTTTTTTTGGCTCGCAGTATTGCGCGGTTTGCAGTCTAGTTTATATCACGAAATGGATAATttagaactttttttttttaagtgaatGAGAATTTCGAGCTTTTATTGAGTTGACAACTTTTACACGACATGCCAATCTTCTTAACACAGAACAATCTATACTGCCGAATTAACTGCGACACCATGTTGTTCGTGTGGAAAGCAATGCACGCAAAAAGGAgctattatataaaaatggCAATATTATGGAGGCAAGTCCAATTTTTGCAtgatattcttcttttttttcttttttttttttgagatagGTATATGCGTGACTTTGATTTCTAAGCGTCtccataattaatttgtaCTTGAGGCAACAAGAAAATTGCTTTAGAATTGGAGACTATATAAAAATAGATGGGAAACCGATGGGTATGGTACAGTAGTTAAACTGCACAACACCCTCGATAAAGACtcaaatttaaagaaaatgctCCCAACTAGGGGTGGTTATGGTTGAATTCGGGTGGGGGTAAATTTTTGAAGAATAATCATTTTATGAGGAAAAAACCGAATAACAAATTTTTCGATTCAATTAAGTGGTTAACCAGATTTTCAAACAATTATATCAAAACCTACATTAGAATAAATCAATTCAGTTCAGCCGGATGCAATTTTCAAGAGtcgaaaaacaaattaaagaaattttagTGGATtctattgttttatttttttcagtttctttcaattaaaaatttttaattattttagtgaattttatttcatttacttcagtatttttaatttttggaatattaattttaattaaagtgATTAAGTTTGGGTGAACCATATGTGGTTAACCGAATTGAAGATAGTAAGTCGTTAATTGAACTGCTTTTTGTACTGAATTAGACTGGTTCAATGAGGTTCTATCTTTTTGGTTCAATACAATGCCGCAGGATGGTTCGATttaactttttgtttttcggTTCGATTATCAGTTCAGTGGGCTTGTGAGATATTCAGGTACGATAATTAGTTAAATGAATCTCATCAGTGGGCTTGGAAAGCAAATGAACCCGAATAATCgactttatctttttattagaGGACTCCATAATCAATTTtacacatttttcaatacCTATCTCAGGAAAGTCCAGATATAATTTTGCTTGTGCAGGTTAAACAGTGCTCGTAAGTTATAAGGACCCGTTGTAGGGGGACGTCCACTCCACATCAACTCCGCGAATTGCCGATGAGTCCTCTCGGAGGGATGAAAGGCATCAAAGGTGACATACTCGGAGGGATCCTTACACAGTTCGTAGTCTGTCTCGCCTCTCTTCCCTCCGCAGCTGTAGTTCCCTCGATACAGACCTGACCCGCAACACGCCATCTTGCCttccttgaaaccttcataAATACAACCGGCCGATAAATCATGGAATCAAAACTTCAGTGTTTAGCATATCAAGTATGTTACTACTTCTACTACCGATAAAGAGCGAGTATGTCGTCAAGTATGATAATATTAGTACGAGGGCCGTGTTCAGGTAAGTCGGTCACTCCTAACATGCCAGAGGAACATAGCCTAGATTAGTTTCGTCGCGCCCTATTAGCTAATCCAAATTATCGACTCTTGAGTTTCTACGTTGTATCTCTATTCATTCTGCCCGCACTGGAATGTGTTTATTCATAATAAATGGTTTCGGGGCTGAAGCCGATAAGCTTAAGCAAAGTAAATAAGTGCATCCCGCATGTACTCATTGACGGGTTTAACTTTTCAGATAAATCAGTAGTTGCCATCTTGATCTGTTTTCTGGGTTGACTTACCGAATTTGGAAGGGTTGTTAATCCTCTGCATGCCAGCATTGAAATGGTCGAAGATCGAGTACTTGAATCCATCTAGTTCGTCCGCCAGCTTCTCGAGGGCTTTCGGAAGAGCTCTGTTATGGAGCTTTAGTAGCTCATTGAGTTCACCGAAGCAAGCACCTGAACTTCCTGCTAGAGCTCTCGTATGTGGAACGCAGCCGAGCGGCCCCATGTTTACAAATCCGAATTTCTGTCCTCCTCTGCTATGTATATCCTGAAACACCGCATTACGGACCTTGTGAGCTGAGTTCAACCGATTGTCCGGCTCAGATAAAAGCCAAAAAGAATGAAGGAATGGAAAGAGTTTACCTTGACTACCGTGGTGACGTTTCCGATCACCATTCCTACGTATTCTTCGTGAGAGTGGGACTGAAACACAACTGAGTTGGCCGATGTAGAAAAGAGGTAATCGTTGCCTCCACTGCTGATCAGGTAAACAGCCTCCAATACAATTTTCCTGGCTTCCTCGTCCCCGAATTCCCTCTTCAGTTGCTTCTCGAGCTTCTTGAATTGCGTCATCTGAGTCTTGAGGTTCACCACCTAATGAAAAAGCATCAACATCACTTACCGATTCGTAACTCCAGTTTGTGAATGAAAATCAAAACTCGGTTGCAACTCTCTAAACCCATATCTCGTACCATAACTTGACGCGCATGATGTCCGATCTAAAAATGAATAGAGGACTTACTAATCCTTCATAAGTTTCAACCAGAGCCCCGCCACCACCAGACGCAAAGTTGGCCCCGCCATTAAACCGAAACTCGGGATGCAGATATGGAAGAATCAATGGCAGTCCTGCAAACTCAGCTGCCAAccgcaaaagaaaaaatgcatTTGTATTATTCATAACTAGATAATTTcacaaaggaaataaaaaacaaaaatgaagcCCGTGCTTTTGTATTACCGATGAAATCCGGGATCAGACGGCCGTTGGAGAATCTCCCAGTGGGATAGCTGAGGAAGCTCTTTCCATAGGGAAAGAAATTAGCCTGGAAATCTGTTGTGGTGTTGATGAAGTCATTGGTTCCGGCATCGAAGATAGAGTCCCCGAATATAAACAGAGCATTAGCCCGACTTCCGTGCCACGAGAACTGAGCATCGGTGCCGACTGCGATGACCAACAGACTGGAACATAATAATGTGAAGAGACAAATATGGGAAGACAGAGAAATCGACATTTTCATCATCTGTTGATGATCTTAATCCTCTCTTTTTCTAGATCTCTTATGTGTGATCGCTTACTTGTGTTGCTCACTTCTCCAAAGTTCGAATGGCATGAATCATAAGTCAGGTGTCCTTTTCAGTGTAATGCAAGTTGTTGGGCAGTCTCTATTGTCTGGTTAATGCACTAGAGATTGggtttaattgttttttttaatgagattaGGAGTGGCTTTAGCTGGACTAATATTTGTACGGGCACATATTGGCGCAGACCGCATTATAAATGTTGAGAATTTGTTGTCCCATATGGGAATATTAATTAGAAATTCATAGTCTAAGAGTTTGCCCACCACCAAATATCAGCTCAAGTTTTTGCATTGAAAATGAACCCAACCATTTATAGAACCCAAAAAcagtaaataggcaatttggtccttgaCTTTCGACGGTTACGTCAATTTAGTCTCtgacttattttttgcatcaatttgatccttgTTACATCATTTAGGTCCTCCACATAACaaaattgcatcaatttgggCTTTATTATATCAGTTGAGTCTCTCGCTTAAGAAActtgcatcaatttgatctTCTGATTACGCCATTTTGGTCTTTTGTCACATCATTTAGGTCCCCATGGCATTCTGTTAACTATAAGTGCTAACGCCGTTAAATGAGGGGTTATTGTTACATCACTTTGATCTAACGTTATATTAAATAagtctttattatttttctttttcttttttcctttttccacccaaaatttaaaaagaaaaaaaagaaaagaaagaaagagaaggagaagaagaagaagaagaacattGGGAGAGGAACACCCCAATAAAGGTGAGGTCGCCGGAGGGTACTGGGAGCTCGGATGTGTTCCCCGGCCAGCAAACTCCCCCCAATGTGAGGTCGCCGTAGGGTTTAGGCAAGGTCGCAACGAGGGAGCCCTCTACCGGAGCTCCCCCACTGTTGTTGTTGttctcctccttttttttcttttagatggaaaaggaaaaaagaaaaagaaaatggaaaatgaataatatactGATTTAAGGGAGGGACCTATCTGATATAACACATACTCAAATGCCGAACAACATTACATCATATAAGCTGACACATCAAATTGGTTCCTCAAAACTTAATGACAGTTAGACACCATTAAGCCAACGCCGCTAACCTGAACTGGAGGGACCCGCTTGATGTTACTTTGACCTATTTGATGTACAATCTTATCTTTATGGACTGGATTGATGCAAAATGGGAAAGTGAGAGACCTAACTGATGCAATTTCAAAAAGTGAAGGATccaattgatgtaaaaaaaataagtcaaAAACTAAATTAACTGTTGAAAGTCATGGACCAAATTACCTATTTACTCAACCAAAAACTTTAgatgaagtaaaatttatgCACGTGAAGTAGAATTTGCTAAGTACATCATATGTCTTGAAATTCGATTTTAGTTTGACTAGTCATGTGACTCAAGCTAGGCTTCTTCTCTGAACTGTCGTTCAATATATGAGGGCGTCCAATAATTATTGTTCTCAAGCAACCGCAACATAATAACCGTAATTTATGCCCTAAAGATGTTCAAAGTTCTTCCCAATTTGACAGGTAGAGGATCCCAGTTGGCTCTTTTGTGATCTATGTTTTCGTGAAGTTCGTGGTTTAATAATAGCAATCCTCCTTAAtgctttttttcccctataaacattaaattaataattggaGGTGGGTATTTGAAGAAAGTGGTTGTGTATTTAACTTGACATAAAGGGACCGTCAATCATGAGTTGGGGAGTCGTCGTACATGAGTTATGTGAGA of the Punica granatum isolate Tunisia-2019 chromosome 6, ASM765513v2, whole genome shotgun sequence genome contains:
- the LOC116210081 gene encoding GDSL esterase/lipase 1-like isoform X1; its protein translation is MMKMSISLSSHICLFTLLCSSLLVIAVGTDAQFSWHGSRANALFIFGDSIFDAGTNDFINTTTDFQANFFPYGKSFLSYPTGRFSNGRLIPDFIAEFAGLPLILPYLHPEFRFNGGANFASGGGGALVETYEGLVVNLKTQMTQFKKLEKQLKREFGDEEARKIVLEAVYLISSGGNDYLFSTSANSVVFQSHSHEEYVGMVIGNVTTVVKDIHSRGGQKFGFVNMGPLGCVPHTRALAGSSGACFGELNELLKLHNRALPKALEKLADELDGFKYSIFDHFNAGMQRINNPSKFGFKEGKMACCGSGLYRGNYSCGGKRGETDYELCKDPSEYVTFDAFHPSERTHRQFAELMWSGRPPTTGPYNLRALFNLHKQNYIWTFLR
- the LOC116210081 gene encoding GDSL esterase/lipase 1-like isoform X2, whose protein sequence is MMKMSISLSSHICLFTLLCSSLLVIAVGTDAQFSWHGSRANALFIFGDSIFDAGTNDFINTTTDFQANFFPYGKSFLSYPTGRFSNGRLIPDFIAEFAGLPLILPYLHPEFRFNGGANFASGGGGALVETYEGLVVNLKTQMTQFKKLEKQLKREFGDEEARKIVLEAVYLISSGGNDYLFSTSANSVVFQSHSHEEYVGMVIGNVTTVVKDIHSRGGQKFGFVNMGPLGCVPHTRALAGSSGACFGELNELLKLHNRALPKALEKLADELDGFKYSIFDHFNAGMQRINNPSKFGFKEGKQACCGSGPYRGRSSCGGKNGETEYELCADPSEYVFFDSGHPPERANQQYAELMWRGSARVTGPYNLEKLFKRT